Proteins found in one Mycobacterium branderi genomic segment:
- a CDS encoding PPE family protein, with the protein MLDFGVLPPEINSARMYSGPGSGPMMAAAAAWHALAAQLSASAAAYGSVVSELTGTGWSGPASLAMAAAAAPYVAWLHNAAAQAEQTGAQAMAAAAAYELAFAMTVPPPVIAANRSLLMTLVATNFFGQNAPAIAATEAHYAEMWLQDAAAMYGYAGSSAAASQLPPFTPPQPTTDPAGLAAQSGAVAHAVGNAAGTQSTTVPQLLSTMAAPLQAPAPLQAPAPLQAPAPPTGISPLFLVGTAERIPNVINTALSFTNAATSARGISILNARLAFQEAQDAEKSAAARLVSSSPVRLGGAAVPAVSAGMGRATMVGSLSAPPTWATAAPEIRTVALTLPESGITAAPAATTGMPPVPGSTFSQSMLGMLSPHGFDGPREKSKPVIVRSPAAG; encoded by the coding sequence GTGCTGGATTTCGGAGTTCTACCGCCGGAGATCAACTCGGCCAGAATGTATTCCGGTCCCGGATCGGGTCCGATGATGGCAGCTGCGGCGGCCTGGCACGCGCTTGCTGCCCAGCTATCGGCGAGCGCGGCGGCATACGGATCCGTTGTGTCCGAGTTGACCGGCACGGGGTGGTCTGGACCGGCGTCATTGGCGATGGCCGCGGCTGCCGCGCCGTATGTGGCGTGGTTGCACAACGCCGCTGCGCAAGCCGAGCAGACCGGTGCCCAGGCTATGGCGGCGGCGGCGGCCTATGAACTCGCGTTCGCGATGACGGTTCCGCCGCCGGTGATTGCCGCCAACCGCAGTCTGTTGATGACTTTGGTCGCAACGAATTTCTTCGGGCAGAACGCGCCGGCGATTGCGGCAACCGAGGCGCACTACGCCGAGATGTGGCTTCAAGACGCGGCCGCCATGTACGGATATGCCGGATCATCAGCTGCTGCAAGTCAATTGCCTCCATTCACACCGCCACAGCCCACCACCGATCCGGCCGGGCTGGCCGCACAATCGGGCGCGGTAGCTCACGCAGTGGGCAATGCTGCCGGGACCCAGTCGACGACAGTGCCACAGCTGCTGTCCACGATGGCCGCCCCACTGCAAGCGCCCGCCCCGCTGCAAGCGCCCGCCCCGCTGCAAGCGCCCGCCCCGCCGACGGGCATTTCCCCGCTGTTCTTAGTGGGCACGGCGGAGCGCATCCCGAATGTCATCAACACCGCGCTCTCGTTCACCAACGCCGCTACCTCGGCGCGCGGTATTTCCATCCTCAACGCGCGCCTTGCATTCCAAGAAGCTCAGGACGCGGAAAAGTCTGCAGCTGCCCGCCTCGTCTCGAGCAGCCCAGTCCGGTTGGGTGGGGCAGCGGTGCCCGCAGTGTCGGCGGGTATGGGCCGCGCCACCATGGTCGGGTCTTTGTCGGCACCGCCTACCTGGGCGACGGCAGCACCGGAGATCCGAACTGTCGCACTGACATTGCCCGAATCCGGCATCACTGCCGCGCCGGCTGCAACCACCGGTATGCCGCCTGTCCCGGGGAGTACGTTCAGCCAATCGATGTTGGGCATGCTCTCTCCTCACGGATTCGACGGTCCTCGCGAAAAGAGCAAACCCGTCATTGTGCGCTCACCGGCCGCCGGCTAA
- a CDS encoding PE family protein, which produces MSFVTAQPEALTAAAGSLAGIGSAMSAENGAAAAPTTGVVPAAADEVSALTAAQFAAQGHLYQAVSAQAAAIHEMFVSTLGTSAGSYAATEAANAIATG; this is translated from the coding sequence ATGTCATTCGTAACAGCGCAGCCGGAAGCTCTGACGGCAGCAGCAGGCAGCTTGGCCGGGATCGGTTCAGCAATGAGCGCCGAAAACGGTGCCGCGGCCGCTCCCACGACCGGAGTGGTACCTGCGGCCGCCGACGAGGTGTCGGCGTTGACGGCGGCGCAGTTCGCCGCCCAGGGGCACCTCTATCAAGCGGTCAGCGCCCAGGCCGCCGCCATTCACGAGATGTTCGTCAGCACCCTCGGAACCAGTGCCGGCTCGTACGCCGCCACCGAGGCCGCCAACGCCATTGCGACCGGCTGA
- a CDS encoding WXG100 family type VII secretion target, with amino-acid sequence MTINYQFGDVDAHGALIRAQAASLEAEHQAIIRDVLAAGDFWGGAGSTACQEFITQLGRNFQVIYEQANAHGQKVQTAGSNMASTDSAVGSSWA; translated from the coding sequence ATGACCATCAACTACCAATTCGGCGACGTCGACGCCCACGGCGCACTGATCCGCGCCCAGGCCGCCTCGTTGGAAGCCGAACACCAGGCCATCATCCGCGATGTCCTTGCCGCCGGCGACTTTTGGGGCGGCGCCGGCTCCACGGCCTGCCAGGAGTTCATCACCCAGTTGGGCCGCAACTTCCAGGTCATCTACGAACAGGCCAATGCCCACGGCCAAAAAGTCCAAACCGCCGGCTCCAACATGGCGTCCACCGACTCCGCCGTCGGCTCCAGCTGGGCCTAA
- a CDS encoding universal stress protein → MALVVGYDRHPAGRAALVFAGELAGALNVPLHVVHVVNGRGADFDAERQRVADALGAADLQWTYHQIRGDPAEVLVQVADEHSASMLVVGRPQHGPEAALGHVVTGSVARNVLRHSRRPVVVVPEYGGPT, encoded by the coding sequence GTGGCTTTGGTCGTCGGATACGACCGTCACCCGGCCGGCCGGGCCGCCCTGGTATTTGCCGGCGAACTAGCAGGTGCGTTGAATGTGCCGTTGCATGTCGTCCACGTCGTCAACGGACGAGGTGCAGACTTCGACGCAGAGCGTCAGCGGGTGGCGGATGCTCTCGGCGCGGCGGACTTGCAGTGGACATACCACCAGATTCGCGGCGACCCGGCCGAAGTGCTTGTGCAGGTCGCCGACGAGCATTCGGCGTCGATGCTCGTGGTGGGCCGGCCGCAACACGGCCCCGAGGCCGCCCTGGGGCATGTGGTGACCGGCTCTGTCGCGCGAAATGTGTTGCGGCACAGCCGCCGCCCTGTCGTGGTGGTTCCCGAATACGGCGGTCCGACGTGA
- the narI gene encoding respiratory nitrate reductase subunit gamma — METTTTWNIWWWVILPYIALVVFVVGHIWRWRYDQFGWTSRSTQLQERRLLKWGSPLFHYATFAAIAGHVLGILVPKEFTDWLGIPETWYQDFSAVAGSTAAVGILIGAGILTFRRTAIPRVRATTSAVDYLALILLGIIVLLGIFLTLGIEDTSHYEYRNTVGVWFRSLFALHPNVKAITSAPWLYQLHAVASWAIFLVWPFSRLVHA; from the coding sequence ATGGAAACGACGACCACCTGGAACATCTGGTGGTGGGTGATCCTGCCCTACATCGCGCTCGTCGTCTTCGTCGTCGGCCACATCTGGCGCTGGCGCTACGACCAGTTCGGCTGGACCAGCCGCTCGACCCAGCTGCAGGAGCGCCGGCTACTCAAATGGGGCTCGCCGCTATTCCACTACGCCACGTTCGCCGCGATCGCCGGACACGTCCTGGGCATCCTGGTGCCCAAGGAGTTCACCGACTGGCTCGGCATCCCCGAGACCTGGTACCAGGATTTCTCCGCCGTCGCCGGGTCGACCGCCGCCGTCGGCATCCTCATCGGCGCCGGCATCCTGACGTTCCGCCGCACCGCCATCCCCCGCGTGCGCGCCACCACCAGTGCCGTCGACTACCTGGCGCTGATCCTGCTCGGCATCATCGTGCTGCTGGGCATCTTCCTGACCCTCGGCATCGAGGACACCTCGCACTACGAGTACCGCAACACCGTCGGCGTCTGGTTCCGCAGCCTGTTCGCCTTGCACCCCAACGTCAAGGCGATCACCAGCGCCCCGTGGCTCTACCAGCTGCACGCCGTCGCGTCGTGGGCGATCTTTTTGGTGTGGCCGTTCAGCCGCCTGGTCCATGCGTGA
- a CDS encoding PPE family protein translates to MDFGALPPEINSARIYSGPGSGLMLAAAAAWSQLAHELNSSAAAYGSVISGLTTSGWQGPSSTMMASAIAPYVTWMRSTAAQAEQTSLQAQNAASAYQSAFAMTVPPPLIAANRTQLMSLISGNFFGQNSPAIAATEAEYDRMWAQDAGAMYGYAASSATASKLAPFADPPRTTDPAGVAAQTAAAAQAASSPSQTATSQLLAQLPMAMQQLAAPAQAPAPPALPTPTDLLLQIPSITSATASVSSSSFSGASIATTNRAIAINAMRDEAQGIGPFLAGSTGPSAPAVPVNAGGSMVSAGMGRASLVGTLSVPQTWAATATLPTSSASALPVASTAAAPAVSTTMSPGMFGEALLGTLAGRGVSNVAAKLRTNSVVPRSPAAG, encoded by the coding sequence ATGGACTTCGGAGCACTTCCCCCGGAAATCAATTCCGCCAGAATATATTCCGGTCCCGGCTCAGGCTTGATGCTGGCCGCCGCCGCCGCATGGAGCCAGCTCGCTCATGAACTCAACTCATCAGCCGCCGCCTACGGTTCGGTGATCAGCGGCCTTACCACTTCGGGATGGCAGGGCCCGTCTTCGACGATGATGGCCAGTGCGATCGCTCCCTACGTGACATGGATGCGCAGCACTGCCGCTCAGGCCGAGCAGACATCCCTGCAAGCGCAGAATGCAGCAAGTGCATACCAGTCGGCGTTCGCGATGACGGTGCCGCCGCCGCTGATAGCGGCCAACCGCACCCAACTGATGTCGCTGATCTCCGGTAATTTCTTCGGCCAGAACAGTCCGGCGATCGCTGCCACCGAAGCGGAGTACGACCGGATGTGGGCTCAGGATGCCGGCGCGATGTACGGGTATGCCGCTTCGTCGGCGACCGCGTCGAAGCTGGCACCGTTCGCGGACCCGCCGCGCACCACCGACCCGGCCGGGGTGGCCGCGCAAACGGCTGCGGCTGCGCAGGCCGCGAGCAGCCCGTCGCAGACTGCAACCTCGCAGTTGCTCGCTCAACTACCCATGGCGATGCAGCAACTGGCCGCGCCGGCGCAGGCCCCCGCGCCACCCGCCCTACCGACGCCGACAGACCTGCTGCTGCAGATCCCCTCCATCACGAGCGCGACAGCGTCGGTCTCGAGTTCGTCGTTCTCGGGAGCATCTATCGCGACAACGAACCGTGCCATAGCCATCAACGCAATGCGTGACGAAGCTCAGGGAATCGGACCGTTCTTGGCGGGATCGACCGGGCCATCAGCGCCGGCTGTCCCCGTGAATGCGGGCGGCTCGATGGTGTCAGCGGGGATGGGCCGCGCCAGTCTGGTCGGTACGCTCTCGGTTCCGCAAACCTGGGCGGCGACTGCCACGCTGCCTACTAGCTCTGCGAGCGCATTACCGGTCGCCAGTACCGCAGCCGCTCCGGCGGTTTCGACAACGATGTCACCCGGCATGTTCGGGGAAGCCCTACTCGGCACATTGGCCGGACGGGGGGTCAGCAACGTTGCCGCGAAACTGCGCACCAACAGCGTGGTGCCACGCTCGCCAGCGGCTGGATGA
- a CDS encoding histidine phosphatase family protein, whose protein sequence is MTTGATRVYLARHGRTALNAEGRLRGLSDPPLDEVGIAEVARLAEVLAGKRPTVVVSSPLQRAVATAEAIGRAAGVPVTIDARLNDRDYGPMTGLRRDAVECQYGSVDSAPGVEPLTALADRARRAFFELVAEHGPGPVVMVSHDAFNRALLSQLDPTLDHVPQRTACWNQLSLVGGRWRVDAYDCTPD, encoded by the coding sequence GTGACGACGGGCGCGACGCGGGTCTACCTCGCCCGACATGGCCGTACTGCGCTTAACGCCGAGGGGCGACTGCGTGGGTTGAGCGACCCACCGTTGGACGAAGTGGGCATCGCCGAAGTAGCACGACTCGCCGAGGTTCTCGCCGGCAAACGCCCGACCGTGGTGGTCTCCAGTCCGTTGCAGCGAGCGGTGGCGACCGCCGAGGCGATCGGCCGCGCTGCGGGTGTCCCGGTCACCATCGACGCACGGCTCAACGACCGCGACTACGGGCCGATGACCGGGCTTCGTCGCGACGCCGTCGAATGCCAATACGGCAGCGTCGATTCCGCGCCCGGTGTCGAGCCGCTGACTGCATTGGCCGATCGCGCGCGACGGGCGTTTTTCGAGCTGGTGGCCGAACACGGACCGGGACCCGTTGTGATGGTGTCTCATGACGCGTTCAACCGCGCGCTGCTGTCACAACTGGACCCAACCTTGGACCATGTCCCGCAACGAACCGCATGCTGGAATCAGCTCAGCCTCGTCGGCGGCCGCTGGCGCGTCGACGCCTACGATTGCACGCCTGATTAG
- a CDS encoding MutS-related protein — translation MKVRLLHPDRHITFEPQLPWQLQDLIDDDLELSRLYDAMAAGDPFLLETAKKVVPVNVTDPDVIVYRQQVLADCLANRAVVQQMYDVAVDGVEVRRKVFLGGLMARHPEAILRRSVRVLEFLTENLKQLRSLCDQHGDQFRSAGFRQLLAMVGEQLSDDYRSQLDEHLSELQLPRGVLLSAQLGLGNKGERHILHQPPKRSWWEKLTGNLNDSYGFVIADRDEAGAQALTELAGRAMNDVANAVAQSADHVQGFFGRLRTELAFYLGCLNLHTWLNEFGVPTCFPVPTPIESPQFECRDLRDVGLCLASAKKVIGNDIDADGKSLIVITGANEGGKSTFLRSLGAAQVMMQAGMFVTAQSLTANVRNGVFTHFKREEDAGLTHGKLDEELARMSAIADHLGSTSLLLCNESFASTNEREGSQIARGVIHAMTERGVKVVYVTHLYDLAHSLYVRHNPADLFLRAERRPNGARTFRLTPAEPEPTSYGEDSFRRVFGMSAQTAAQPVRSH, via the coding sequence ATGAAAGTTCGCTTGCTCCATCCCGATCGCCACATCACCTTCGAGCCACAGCTCCCGTGGCAGCTGCAGGATCTCATCGACGATGACCTCGAACTTTCGCGACTCTACGACGCCATGGCGGCCGGTGATCCATTTCTGCTGGAGACGGCCAAGAAAGTGGTGCCGGTCAACGTCACCGATCCCGATGTGATCGTTTACCGCCAACAGGTGCTGGCTGATTGCCTGGCGAATCGCGCTGTGGTCCAACAGATGTACGACGTCGCTGTCGACGGAGTCGAAGTACGGCGCAAGGTCTTTCTCGGCGGGCTGATGGCCCGGCATCCGGAGGCGATCTTGCGTCGCTCGGTTCGCGTCCTCGAGTTTCTCACCGAGAATCTCAAACAACTGCGCAGCCTCTGTGATCAGCACGGCGATCAGTTTCGTTCTGCTGGATTTCGCCAGTTGCTGGCGATGGTCGGCGAGCAACTGTCCGACGACTACCGGAGCCAGCTCGACGAGCACCTAAGCGAACTGCAGCTACCGCGTGGTGTCCTGCTGAGCGCTCAGCTCGGGCTGGGTAACAAGGGCGAACGGCACATCCTGCACCAGCCGCCCAAGCGAAGCTGGTGGGAAAAGCTGACCGGAAACCTCAACGACAGCTATGGATTTGTCATCGCAGACCGTGACGAGGCAGGGGCACAAGCCCTCACTGAATTGGCTGGGCGTGCCATGAACGATGTCGCCAACGCCGTCGCACAGTCCGCCGACCATGTGCAGGGCTTCTTTGGGCGGCTGCGCACCGAACTCGCGTTTTACCTCGGCTGCCTGAATTTGCACACGTGGCTCAACGAATTCGGCGTCCCGACGTGCTTTCCCGTCCCGACCCCGATCGAGTCACCACAGTTCGAATGCCGTGACCTGCGGGACGTGGGTCTTTGTCTGGCCAGCGCAAAGAAGGTGATCGGCAACGACATCGACGCCGACGGCAAGTCGCTGATTGTGATCACGGGTGCCAATGAGGGCGGTAAGTCGACATTTCTGCGCAGCCTGGGCGCGGCGCAAGTGATGATGCAAGCCGGCATGTTCGTTACGGCGCAATCGTTGACGGCCAACGTGCGGAACGGCGTCTTCACCCATTTCAAGCGGGAAGAAGACGCCGGCCTCACACACGGCAAACTCGACGAAGAACTTGCCCGGATGAGCGCGATCGCCGACCACCTCGGCTCGACATCGTTGCTCCTGTGCAACGAATCGTTCGCCTCGACCAATGAACGCGAAGGGTCGCAGATCGCCCGGGGCGTCATTCACGCGATGACCGAGCGCGGCGTCAAAGTCGTTTACGTCACTCACCTTTACGACCTCGCCCACAGCCTCTATGTGCGCCACAATCCCGCCGACTTGTTCCTGCGGGCCGAGCGGCGTCCCAACGGTGCGCGCACCTTCCGACTGACGCCTGCCGAACCCGAACCCACCAGCTATGGCGAAGACTCCTTCCGGCGGGTCTTCGGCATGTCAGCACAGACGGCTGCCCAACCAGTGCGCTCCCATTGA
- a CDS encoding MutS-related protein has translation MGFTSILFPGSGARTGADNPPECFPDLLLDQVIGAATIGHAEEHLDQFFYAPLHGVATVEYRQQVFRDLDHDHIRRPIDNFVDGMRTMRNRLQQAKKLWHPLQQQGWFIYAVEAYCAAMAMLRDDLARIEVASPGLRDVADYLARYVDSDTFKKLVADTEAVQAELHKVRYTVHIQGLRVHVDRFDGQPDYSRGVVAVFERFATEARKDYHVALKDFADMNHVEEQILDCVAKLYPDTFKLLDDFCRRNEHFVERTLARFEHEVRFYLAYRSFIDRFTKAGLAFSYPDVTSEAGAVYVEDAFDLALAIKSIDDGKPVVCNDFRLSDGERIFVVTGPNQGGKTTFARTIGQCAYLASLGCPIPASRARFMLPDRIYTHFERQETLATLHGKLDDELVRIHDILSRATDASIIVMNESFSSTTANDALLIGTEVLERIIRLGCVAVYVTFLDELASLAPACVSMVGGVAEDDPTRRTFKFTRRRADGLAYAAALADKYGLNHDVLQRRISR, from the coding sequence GTGGGTTTTACCAGCATCCTCTTCCCGGGTTCCGGCGCGCGGACTGGTGCGGACAACCCACCGGAGTGCTTTCCCGACCTACTCCTGGATCAAGTCATCGGCGCGGCGACAATCGGGCACGCCGAGGAGCATCTCGACCAGTTCTTCTACGCGCCATTGCACGGCGTGGCGACCGTCGAGTATCGGCAGCAGGTCTTCCGCGACCTCGATCACGACCACATACGCCGACCAATCGACAATTTCGTCGACGGCATGCGGACGATGCGAAACCGGCTGCAGCAGGCCAAGAAACTGTGGCATCCACTGCAGCAGCAGGGCTGGTTTATCTACGCCGTCGAGGCTTACTGCGCCGCGATGGCAATGCTGCGCGACGATCTCGCCCGCATCGAGGTGGCTTCGCCCGGGTTGCGGGATGTCGCCGATTACCTGGCGCGCTATGTCGACAGCGACACCTTCAAAAAATTGGTGGCTGACACCGAAGCCGTGCAGGCCGAGTTGCACAAGGTGCGCTACACCGTACATATCCAAGGCTTGCGGGTCCATGTCGACAGGTTCGACGGACAACCCGATTACAGTCGCGGGGTTGTCGCGGTGTTCGAACGTTTCGCCACCGAAGCACGCAAGGACTACCACGTAGCCCTTAAAGACTTCGCCGATATGAACCACGTCGAGGAGCAAATTCTCGACTGCGTGGCCAAGTTGTATCCGGATACCTTCAAGCTGCTCGACGACTTTTGCCGCCGAAACGAGCACTTTGTCGAACGCACTCTTGCCCGCTTCGAACATGAGGTTCGCTTCTACCTGGCCTATCGCTCGTTCATCGATCGCTTCACTAAGGCCGGACTTGCCTTCAGCTATCCCGATGTCACCTCGGAAGCCGGTGCTGTGTACGTCGAGGATGCCTTCGACCTGGCGCTGGCGATCAAGTCGATCGACGACGGCAAGCCGGTCGTGTGCAACGACTTTCGGCTATCGGACGGCGAGCGGATATTCGTCGTCACAGGCCCTAACCAGGGCGGCAAAACCACATTCGCCCGAACCATCGGGCAGTGCGCATATCTTGCGTCACTAGGCTGTCCGATCCCCGCCAGCCGTGCACGGTTCATGCTTCCCGACCGGATCTACACCCACTTCGAACGGCAAGAAACCCTGGCGACGTTGCACGGCAAGCTCGACGACGAGCTCGTGCGGATTCATGACATCCTGTCCCGCGCTACCGACGCCAGCATCATCGTCATGAACGAAAGCTTCTCGTCCACCACTGCCAACGACGCACTGCTGATCGGCACCGAAGTGCTCGAGCGCATCATCCGACTGGGTTGCGTCGCCGTCTACGTCACCTTCCTCGACGAATTGGCCAGTCTCGCCCCGGCATGCGTAAGCATGGTTGGCGGAGTAGCGGAAGACGACCCGACACGACGAACATTCAAATTCACCCGCCGGCGGGCCGACGGCCTTGCGTATGCCGCGGCGTTAGCCGACAAGTACGGACTCAATCACGACGTCCTGCAGCGAAGGATCAGCCGATGA
- a CDS encoding NUDIX hydrolase, whose product MTSAEDSLVELRCAVAVVRGDAVLLIEPPDRGDWVLPGGRPHPHEGMVSCARRETREETGLDVFPNRCGLVLEVNDRLRDRRIVELVFVAEEFDAASQVAGEAGRRPAWVSWDELKTITLHPPIAGFLPDLRRGGYARYLGNMWRPEPGDS is encoded by the coding sequence ATGACGTCGGCCGAGGACTCACTAGTCGAATTACGTTGTGCGGTAGCCGTCGTCCGTGGCGACGCGGTGCTGTTGATAGAGCCTCCCGACCGCGGCGATTGGGTACTGCCCGGCGGACGCCCACACCCACACGAAGGCATGGTGTCGTGCGCGCGGCGAGAGACCCGTGAAGAGACCGGGCTTGACGTCTTCCCCAATAGGTGTGGCCTTGTGCTGGAAGTCAACGACCGCCTCAGGGACCGTCGCATCGTCGAGCTGGTGTTCGTCGCCGAGGAGTTCGACGCAGCCTCGCAGGTCGCCGGAGAGGCGGGCCGGCGGCCGGCGTGGGTGAGTTGGGACGAGTTGAAAACGATTACGCTGCACCCGCCCATCGCCGGATTCCTTCCGGACCTTCGTCGTGGTGGCTACGCCCGCTACCTCGGCAATATGTGGCGCCCGGAGCCCGGTGATTCATGA
- a CDS encoding WXG100 family type VII secretion target yields MPTRFMTDPHAMRDMAGRFDVHAQTVEDEARKMWASSQNIAGAGWSGTAQATSYDTMGQMNTAFRNIVNMLHGVRDGLIRDAGNYEAQEQTSQQILSS; encoded by the coding sequence ATGCCTACCCGGTTTATGACCGACCCGCACGCCATGCGGGACATGGCGGGCCGTTTTGACGTGCACGCCCAAACCGTCGAAGACGAAGCCCGCAAAATGTGGGCCTCCAGCCAAAACATCGCCGGAGCCGGCTGGAGCGGAACCGCCCAGGCCACCTCCTACGACACCATGGGCCAAATGAACACCGCATTCCGCAACATCGTCAACATGCTCCACGGTGTGCGCGACGGACTGATCCGCGACGCGGGCAACTACGAGGCCCAAGAACAAACGTCCCAGCAGATCCTGTCCAGCTAG
- a CDS encoding cation diffusion facilitator family transporter, producing the protein MTHPDEAARRSLLWRGFALEYATLAWNVVGVVVLAVAAIEAKSVALAGFGLDSLIEIGASLVVIWELSGTGEARQRFALRLIGAGFGALAAYLLVQSTMVLVTGFHPDHSSLGIGWTAITAVAMFAFAFGKTRTGAVLGNPVLAAEGRVTLIDGLLAAAVLLGLLLNSVIGWWWADPLAGYVLVLYALREIREIFFTPMPAHD; encoded by the coding sequence ATGACTCACCCCGACGAGGCCGCGCGCCGGTCCTTGCTGTGGCGTGGATTTGCCCTTGAATACGCCACCCTGGCCTGGAACGTGGTCGGTGTTGTGGTCCTCGCGGTGGCGGCTATCGAGGCGAAATCGGTGGCCCTCGCCGGTTTTGGCTTGGACTCGTTGATAGAGATCGGCGCCTCCCTGGTGGTGATCTGGGAGCTCTCCGGAACGGGAGAAGCCCGTCAACGGTTCGCGTTGCGGCTCATCGGCGCCGGCTTCGGAGCGCTGGCGGCGTATCTGCTGGTGCAGTCAACGATGGTGCTAGTCACTGGCTTTCACCCCGATCACTCGTCTCTGGGCATTGGGTGGACCGCGATCACTGCAGTGGCGATGTTCGCGTTTGCGTTCGGCAAGACGCGAACCGGCGCCGTGCTGGGTAACCCGGTGCTCGCTGCAGAAGGCCGGGTAACCCTGATCGACGGCCTGCTGGCCGCCGCTGTGCTGCTCGGCCTGCTACTCAACAGCGTCATCGGCTGGTGGTGGGCTGACCCGCTCGCCGGCTACGTGCTCGTGCTCTACGCGCTGCGTGAGATCAGGGAAATTTTCTTCACGCCGATGCCGGCGCACGACTAA